In Planctomycetaceae bacterium, one genomic interval encodes:
- a CDS encoding dihydroorotate dehydrogenase electron transfer subunit has product MSKVSASPRGTFTGEVLANEQVCDGHYRLILDVPHFPPSRPGQFVQLQCRYPGEREGVHVVEWPPGQAPKFTQAELTDREPFLRRPLSLAGRRDHARGAVELDILYRISGTGTAWLSGVTPGKSLSVLGPLGNAFPIDAGKPAAALIGGGVGIPPMLYLAAALQAAGKKTVAFNGSRSSCLLPLRLLPAGKVRPDGLPSHCIAEFAAWGVDAGVATDDGSLGFAGLVSRPFEQWLDQQPQPDRDLVVYTCGPEPMMKAVAEICISRNIQCYLSLERHMACGMGTCQSCVCKIKADTPQGWSFKLCCTDGPVFDARAVVW; this is encoded by the coding sequence ATGTCGAAAGTTTCCGCATCACCGCGCGGCACGTTTACCGGCGAGGTGCTGGCCAACGAGCAGGTTTGCGACGGCCATTACCGCCTGATCCTCGACGTGCCGCATTTTCCGCCCTCGCGGCCGGGGCAGTTCGTCCAGCTCCAGTGCCGATACCCCGGCGAGCGTGAAGGCGTCCACGTGGTCGAGTGGCCGCCGGGCCAAGCCCCCAAGTTCACGCAGGCGGAATTGACCGACCGCGAGCCTTTCTTGCGCCGCCCGCTGAGCCTGGCCGGCCGGCGCGACCACGCCCGCGGCGCCGTCGAGCTAGACATCCTGTACCGCATCAGCGGCACGGGCACGGCATGGCTGTCCGGCGTGACGCCGGGCAAGAGCCTCAGCGTGCTGGGCCCGCTGGGCAACGCGTTCCCGATCGACGCCGGCAAGCCCGCGGCCGCACTCATCGGCGGCGGCGTGGGGATTCCGCCGATGCTGTACCTGGCGGCCGCCCTGCAAGCGGCAGGCAAAAAGACCGTGGCCTTCAACGGCTCACGAAGTTCGTGCCTGCTGCCGCTGCGACTCTTGCCGGCAGGCAAAGTGCGGCCGGACGGTCTGCCGTCGCACTGCATTGCCGAGTTCGCGGCATGGGGCGTCGACGCGGGCGTGGCGACCGACGACGGATCCCTGGGCTTCGCCGGCCTGGTCAGCCGCCCGTTCGAGCAGTGGCTCGATCAACAGCCGCAGCCCGATCGCGACCTGGTCGTCTACACCTGCGGTCCCGAGCCGATGATGAAGGCCGTCGCTGAAATCTGCATCTCACGCAACATCCAATGTTATCTGTCACTCGAGCGTCACATGGCCTGCGGCATGGGCACGTGCCAATCCTGCGTGTGCAAGATCAAAGCCGACACTCCCCAAGGCTGGAGCTTCAAACTCTGCTGCACGGATGGACCCGTTTTCGACGCTCGCGCGGTAGTCTGGTAA
- the hflX gene encoding GTPase HflX: protein MVEPIRNELSVQAERALLVAVILPGSTVDPLDPLGELRALTRTAGGIIADEIVAKRHVIHPGLYLGSGKAQQIADRAHQNEIDVVIFDNDLSPAQIRDLEEIIGCKVIDRSELILDIFAAHARTSESRLQVELAQLEYTYPRLRHMWTHLERTAGGQVASGGIGTRGPGEKQLETDRRLVQKRTQRLKQELQQIDRRKVREVRSRGEAFGICLVGYTNAGKSTLMNALTGAEVLVADKLFATLDTRTRQWDLDRGQTALLSDTVGFVRDLPHHLVASFRATLEEAIHANLLLHVADASNERLENEIAAVNKVLVDIGCADSRRILVLNKIDKIMDPIVHMVLNRKYPEAIKISAATGKGVERLIEEVRYRVTGGNVNVTLRANCGNGKLMHYIGRHADVQSQTYDGQTASITAVMPAVRLEGLEEFGDDVEIVNSSNGDR, encoded by the coding sequence TTGGTTGAACCTATTCGGAACGAACTATCCGTTCAGGCGGAGCGGGCGCTGCTGGTGGCGGTCATCCTGCCTGGAAGCACCGTGGACCCACTGGACCCGCTTGGGGAACTGCGAGCGCTGACGCGCACGGCAGGCGGAATCATCGCCGACGAGATCGTCGCCAAGCGGCACGTGATCCATCCGGGCCTCTATCTGGGCTCGGGCAAGGCCCAGCAGATCGCCGACCGGGCGCACCAGAACGAGATCGACGTGGTGATCTTCGACAACGATCTGTCCCCCGCGCAGATCCGCGACCTGGAGGAGATCATCGGCTGCAAGGTCATCGACCGAAGCGAGTTGATCCTGGACATCTTCGCCGCCCACGCTCGCACGAGCGAAAGCCGTCTGCAGGTCGAGCTCGCCCAGCTCGAATACACGTACCCCCGCCTGCGGCACATGTGGACGCACCTGGAGCGGACGGCCGGCGGGCAAGTCGCCAGCGGCGGCATCGGCACGCGAGGCCCCGGCGAAAAGCAGCTCGAGACCGACCGGCGCCTCGTGCAGAAACGCACGCAGCGGCTCAAGCAGGAACTCCAGCAGATCGACCGGCGCAAGGTGCGCGAGGTGCGCAGCCGCGGCGAGGCGTTCGGCATCTGCCTGGTCGGATACACCAACGCCGGAAAGAGCACGCTGATGAACGCCCTGACCGGCGCCGAGGTGCTGGTGGCCGACAAGCTCTTCGCCACGCTCGACACCCGCACGCGACAGTGGGACCTGGACCGCGGCCAGACCGCCCTGCTGTCGGACACCGTCGGTTTCGTGCGCGACCTGCCGCACCACCTGGTCGCCAGCTTCCGCGCGACGCTGGAAGAGGCCATCCACGCCAACCTGCTGCTGCACGTGGCCGACGCGTCCAACGAGCGGCTCGAGAACGAGATCGCGGCAGTCAACAAGGTGCTCGTCGATATCGGCTGCGCCGACAGCCGCCGCATCCTGGTCCTCAACAAGATCGACAAGATCATGGACCCGATCGTCCACATGGTGCTCAATCGCAAGTACCCCGAGGCGATCAAGATCTCGGCGGCCACGGGCAAAGGCGTCGAGCGGTTAATCGAAGAGGTGCGATACCGCGTCACCGGCGGCAACGTCAACGTGACGCTGCGAGCCAATTGCGGAAACGGAAAGCTGATGCACTACATCGGCCGCCACGCCGACGTTCAGTCGCAAACCTACGACGGTCAGACCGCCAGCATCACCGCCGTCATGCCGGCCGTGCGCCTGGAAGGCCTCGAAGAGTTCGGCGACGACGTCGAGATCGTCAACAGCAGCAATGGCGACCGATAG
- a CDS encoding metallophosphoesterase has product MPMRTHDKKYLLSLICLALAAGLACNLHPVVGQDASLSATSRPATQNVTLTFLHINDTHGRILAYGADGETGGYARLATLISRQRAAGNSVRTFAVHAGDVTSRGDALSARRQGIADFLLLDQMGFDVMTPGNGDFYMGVPMLRKFAGHARFTMLTSNVTTKDGPCLLRPYIIERAGPLRVAFFGLCTVKENAQTRKQIDVARDVETARKIVPLLRKQADVVVAVTHIGTWGDLALARSVAGIDLIIGGHDHNRMDRGTRSKGPDGRDVLVVQTGDYVQRLGRVDMEMRQDDQGRWQIASTKAQLFKIDNTIPEDPAIKAAIERISAADWKPPAPINPAAMQPTTRSASRPTGPVTRPVLKGS; this is encoded by the coding sequence ATGCCTATGCGAACGCACGACAAGAAATATCTGCTGTCCCTGATCTGCCTGGCGCTGGCGGCGGGCCTTGCCTGCAATCTTCATCCGGTCGTCGGGCAGGATGCATCGTTGTCGGCTACCAGCCGCCCCGCGACGCAGAACGTCACCCTGACATTCCTGCACATCAACGACACGCACGGGCGCATCCTGGCGTATGGGGCCGACGGAGAAACCGGCGGCTACGCGCGGTTGGCCACGTTGATTTCCCGCCAGCGCGCCGCGGGCAACAGCGTGCGCACCTTTGCAGTCCACGCCGGCGACGTCACCAGCCGCGGCGACGCCCTGAGCGCCCGCCGCCAGGGGATCGCCGACTTTCTGCTGCTGGACCAGATGGGATTCGACGTGATGACCCCCGGCAACGGCGACTTCTACATGGGCGTGCCCATGCTCCGCAAGTTCGCCGGCCACGCCCGCTTCACGATGCTCACCAGCAACGTCACGACCAAAGACGGCCCATGTCTCCTGCGCCCGTACATCATCGAGCGGGCCGGTCCGCTGCGCGTGGCGTTTTTTGGGCTCTGCACGGTTAAGGAGAACGCGCAGACCCGCAAGCAGATCGATGTCGCAAGAGACGTCGAGACGGCCCGCAAGATCGTGCCGCTGCTGCGAAAGCAGGCCGACGTGGTCGTCGCTGTCACGCATATCGGCACCTGGGGCGACCTGGCCTTGGCCCGCTCGGTCGCCGGAATCGACCTGATCATCGGCGGACACGACCACAACCGCATGGACCGCGGCACCCGATCTAAAGGCCCCGACGGGCGCGACGTGCTGGTCGTCCAGACCGGCGACTATGTCCAGCGCCTCGGCCGCGTGGATATGGAGATGCGCCAGGACGACCAGGGCCGCTGGCAAATCGCCTCGACAAAGGCCCAGCTCTTCAAGATCGACAACACGATTCCCGAAGACCCCGCCATCAAGGCCGCCATCGAACGCATCAGCGCCGCCGACTGGAAACCCCCCGCCCCAATCAACCCCGCCGCCATGCAACCCACAACGAGGTCGGCATCCCGCCCCACAGGGCCTGTGACGCGACCAGTGCTCAAGGGTAGTTAG
- a CDS encoding uroporphyrinogen decarboxylase family protein: MATADGVHAMVPREKMDLGARKLRDAYAMVPGAPLYKKEFGYYCLDRWFKEGLAPDADFAKEFDYDPPGLTGFGGLGWCEPGYLPNFEEKTVEQLDEYDIVRDWAGRTVKFFKGRRNGFMPEYMDFPVHDRKDWEELCKPRLDPTTSARYEGLGDHMQRITPCIERGWMVNQSIAGAGMYLRAMFGVQNMMLAFYDMPDVVHDMMATWLKLADAVTAAHQKLATFDQLFIAEDICYNHGPLVGPDIFKEFWWPYYQQLITNIKSRQIDQTRHMYIQIDTDGDCRPTIPWYMEEIGMDVMSPFEVASGCDVVEQSRQYPNLVMTGGIDKRVIALGPPAIDKYLERVIPPMRERGGYIPTSDHGVPEECSLENYRYYRKRIVELGGN, from the coding sequence ATGGCCACAGCAGACGGTGTTCATGCGATGGTGCCTCGCGAGAAGATGGATCTGGGCGCCCGGAAGCTGCGCGACGCGTACGCGATGGTGCCCGGCGCGCCGCTGTATAAGAAGGAGTTCGGGTACTACTGCCTGGACCGCTGGTTCAAGGAAGGCCTGGCCCCCGACGCCGATTTCGCCAAGGAGTTCGACTACGACCCGCCGGGGCTGACCGGCTTTGGCGGCCTGGGCTGGTGCGAGCCGGGCTACCTGCCCAATTTCGAAGAGAAAACTGTTGAGCAGCTCGACGAGTACGACATCGTGCGCGACTGGGCGGGGCGCACCGTCAAGTTCTTCAAAGGCCGCCGCAACGGGTTCATGCCCGAGTACATGGACTTCCCCGTCCACGACCGCAAGGACTGGGAAGAACTCTGCAAGCCACGCCTCGACCCGACGACCAGCGCCCGCTACGAAGGCCTGGGCGATCACATGCAGCGCATCACCCCGTGCATCGAGCGCGGGTGGATGGTCAATCAGAGCATCGCCGGGGCCGGCATGTACCTGCGGGCGATGTTTGGCGTGCAGAACATGATGCTGGCGTTCTACGACATGCCAGACGTCGTGCATGACATGATGGCCACGTGGCTCAAGCTCGCCGACGCGGTGACGGCAGCGCACCAGAAGCTGGCGACGTTCGACCAGCTCTTCATCGCCGAGGACATCTGCTACAACCACGGCCCGCTGGTGGGTCCCGACATCTTCAAGGAGTTCTGGTGGCCGTACTACCAGCAGCTCATCACCAACATCAAGTCGCGCCAGATCGACCAGACGCGCCACATGTACATCCAGATCGACACCGACGGCGACTGCCGCCCGACGATTCCGTGGTATATGGAAGAGATCGGCATGGACGTGATGAGCCCGTTCGAAGTCGCCAGCGGCTGCGACGTAGTCGAGCAGTCCAGGCAATACCCGAACCTGGTGATGACCGGCGGCATTGACAAACGCGTGATCGCCCTGGGCCCGCCGGCGATCGACAAGTACCTCGAGCGCGTGATCCCACCCATGCGCGAGAGAGGCGGATACATTCCCACCAGCGACCACGGCGTACCCGAGGAATGCTCGCTGGAGAATTATCGATACTATCGCAAACGCATTGTAGAGCTCGGCGGGAACTGA